In one Mesorhizobium australicum genomic region, the following are encoded:
- a CDS encoding MarR family winged helix-turn-helix transcriptional regulator, with protein MGDNDMLGSSDSDGPADTYHLQEQVGFILRKAHQRHVAIFSSQIGDLTPPQFAALSKLHDLGECSQNHLGQLVAMDAATIKGVIDRLKLRGLVAVAEDKEDRRRIVVSLTPAGRETFARLVPAAQSVSLATLQPLTSRESQTLLRLLNKIT; from the coding sequence ATGGGCGACAACGATATGTTGGGTTCGTCCGACAGCGATGGTCCGGCGGACACCTATCACCTCCAGGAGCAGGTAGGCTTCATATTGCGCAAGGCGCACCAGCGGCATGTCGCGATCTTCTCGTCCCAGATCGGCGATCTGACGCCGCCGCAGTTCGCCGCGCTCTCCAAGCTTCACGACCTTGGCGAGTGTTCGCAGAACCATCTCGGCCAGCTGGTCGCGATGGACGCGGCGACGATCAAGGGCGTGATCGACCGGCTGAAGCTGCGCGGCCTCGTGGCGGTGGCGGAGGACAAGGAAGACCGCCGCAGGATCGTGGTGTCGCTGACGCCGGCGGGCCGGGAGACCTTCGCCCGCCTCGTGCCGGCGGCGCAAAGCGTCAGTCTCGCCACGCTGCAGCCGCTGACCAGCCGTGAATCGCAGACCCTGCTGCGGCTTCTGAATAAGATCACCTGA
- a CDS encoding 6-hydroxynicotinate reductase translates to MNELAERFEAGTPDEKKAADKIRCDACPVMCYIADGRTGACDRYGNSGGRIVRCDPVTILEHAVEAGRLLVPFEKGKAWDGNPVNTDRRFVTAIGAGTTYPDYKPAPFIVSQEVAGVDLVTVVTEGIFSYCGVKVKIDTDRHIGPERAVVRVEGEAVGHVTTAEYGSQMLSLGGVAHLTGGSKSEGRVTCDTLLALVNKKAVELSIDDGETVLVQAGKPPVISGATEHRMRVGCGSATIGMFASQWRGLVDEVVVVDDHITGVVSEHQAGKVLGWEDTGIKIIGRRSTPGRYFKVSEPGTGWGGTRLQNPLDILGDWNAKKGARPGLSILMVSTTGEHFGYYELDGDLKPVEKPFPDRLRKSVELIVDNSEPALCSVLFVGGAGGSLRSGVTENPVNLTRSVHRMETYVTCGGAPVYVWPGGGITLMVDVTRLPDNAFGYVPTPALVAPIEFTMRRDHYTRLGGHVSEIRTVEDVMARGGEFLNARRVAAAPQGNDWPPLAHLRFRQ, encoded by the coding sequence ATGAACGAGCTCGCCGAGCGCTTCGAGGCTGGGACGCCCGACGAGAAGAAGGCAGCGGACAAGATCCGCTGCGATGCGTGTCCGGTCATGTGCTACATCGCCGACGGCCGCACCGGCGCCTGCGACCGCTACGGCAATTCCGGCGGCCGCATCGTGCGCTGCGACCCGGTGACGATCCTCGAACATGCGGTGGAGGCCGGCCGGCTGCTGGTGCCGTTCGAGAAGGGCAAGGCGTGGGACGGCAATCCGGTCAACACCGATCGCCGCTTCGTCACCGCCATCGGCGCGGGCACGACATATCCGGACTACAAGCCGGCCCCGTTCATCGTCTCGCAGGAGGTCGCGGGCGTCGATCTCGTCACCGTGGTGACCGAGGGCATCTTCTCCTATTGCGGCGTCAAGGTGAAGATCGACACCGACCGTCATATCGGGCCGGAGCGCGCCGTGGTGCGCGTGGAGGGCGAGGCGGTCGGCCATGTCACGACCGCCGAATACGGCTCGCAGATGCTGTCGCTCGGCGGCGTGGCGCATCTGACCGGCGGCTCGAAGTCGGAGGGCCGCGTCACCTGCGATACGCTGCTCGCGCTCGTCAATAAAAAGGCGGTGGAGCTGTCGATCGACGACGGCGAGACCGTGCTCGTCCAGGCGGGAAAGCCGCCGGTCATCAGCGGAGCCACGGAGCACCGCATGCGCGTCGGCTGCGGCTCGGCCACGATCGGCATGTTCGCCAGCCAGTGGCGCGGGCTCGTCGACGAGGTGGTGGTCGTGGACGATCACATCACCGGCGTCGTCTCCGAGCACCAGGCCGGCAAGGTGCTCGGCTGGGAGGACACGGGCATCAAGATCATCGGCCGGCGCTCGACGCCGGGTCGCTATTTCAAGGTGTCGGAGCCGGGCACCGGCTGGGGCGGCACCCGATTGCAGAACCCGCTCGACATCCTCGGCGACTGGAACGCGAAGAAGGGTGCGCGGCCCGGCCTGTCGATCCTGATGGTGTCCACGACCGGGGAGCATTTCGGCTATTACGAACTCGACGGCGACCTCAAGCCGGTGGAGAAGCCGTTCCCGGATCGCTTGCGCAAGTCGGTCGAACTCATCGTCGACAACAGCGAGCCGGCGCTCTGCTCCGTGCTCTTCGTCGGCGGCGCCGGCGGCAGCCTGAGATCGGGCGTGACTGAGAACCCGGTGAACCTGACCCGCTCGGTGCATCGGATGGAGACCTATGTCACCTGCGGCGGCGCGCCGGTCTATGTCTGGCCGGGAGGCGGCATCACGCTGATGGTTGACGTCACCCGCCTGCCGGACAACGCGTTCGGCTATGTTCCGACGCCGGCGCTGGTCGCGCCGATCGAGTTCACCATGCGTCGCGACCACTATACCCGGCTGGGTGGGCACGTGTCGGAGATCCGCACCGTCGAGGACGTCATGGCACGAGGCGGCGAGTTCCTGAACGCGCGCCGCGTCGCCGCCGCGCCGCAGGGCAACGACTGGCCGCCGCTCGCCCATCTCAGGTTCAGGCAGTGA
- a CDS encoding amino acid synthesis family protein, whose product MTDFPIRKIAIISEEIFHDGGPPTSVPRRRAAALALVRNPFAGRFEPNLQPAMEDLKPLGALLTEKLIAVLGGDVSLIDGYGKGAIVGSAGEIEHGALWHVPGGYAMRERLPASKAIVPSAMKVGGFGSSLDVPLGHTNAAYVRSHFDAMTVNIPDGPRSDEILYCLVMSSGPRIHSRMGGLEASQAKGEDGLR is encoded by the coding sequence ATGACAGACTTTCCTATCCGCAAAATTGCGATCATAAGTGAAGAAATCTTTCATGATGGGGGTCCACCGACGAGCGTTCCGCGACGGCGCGCGGCGGCACTCGCGCTGGTCCGCAACCCCTTCGCCGGCCGCTTCGAGCCCAACCTGCAACCGGCGATGGAAGACCTCAAGCCTCTCGGCGCACTGCTGACGGAAAAGCTCATCGCCGTTCTCGGCGGAGACGTCTCCCTGATCGACGGCTATGGCAAGGGCGCGATCGTCGGCTCGGCCGGCGAGATCGAGCACGGCGCCCTCTGGCATGTGCCCGGAGGCTACGCGATGCGTGAGCGTTTGCCTGCGTCCAAGGCAATAGTTCCATCTGCGATGAAAGTCGGAGGGTTCGGCAGTTCTCTTGACGTTCCGCTGGGGCATACAAATGCGGCCTATGTCAGAAGTCATTTTGATGCTATGACAGTAAATATTCCCGATGGGCCGCGTTCCGACGAGATTTTATACTGCCTAGTCATGTCGTCCGGTCCCCGGATTCACAGTCGCATGGGTGGCCTAGAAGCCTCCCAGGCGAAAGGGGAGGACGGTTTGCGGTGA
- a CDS encoding UPF0280 family protein gives MTGSPQVAWLPDGRRLHMNHGPIDLIVEAWGDPGEVARAYGQAADRFGTILSELVAELPDLRRPAGPAPRPFDGPTARRMERAVCRFSGRFITPMAAVAGSVADEMLAAMVDGCSFARAYINNGGDIAIHLARGESIRLAIAGTGNGFGDRLEIPHASAVRGIATSGWRGRSFSLGIADAVTVLARDGATADAAATVIANAVDLPGHPAISRVAAASLQPDSDLGERLVTTDVGVLSPAEIHEALARGLAEAEELAGAGLIEGAALFLAGASRVTVGARLLSGPDA, from the coding sequence GTGACCGGCAGTCCGCAGGTCGCCTGGCTGCCCGATGGCCGGCGTCTGCACATGAACCACGGCCCGATCGACCTGATCGTCGAGGCGTGGGGCGATCCCGGCGAGGTGGCCCGCGCCTACGGCCAGGCGGCCGACCGCTTCGGGACGATACTCTCCGAACTCGTTGCCGAGCTGCCGGATCTGCGCCGCCCCGCAGGTCCGGCGCCGCGCCCGTTCGACGGGCCGACGGCGCGGCGCATGGAGCGCGCGGTCTGCCGCTTCTCCGGCCGGTTCATCACGCCGATGGCCGCGGTCGCCGGATCGGTTGCCGACGAGATGCTGGCCGCAATGGTCGACGGGTGCTCGTTCGCCAGGGCCTACATCAACAACGGCGGCGACATCGCGATTCACCTCGCGCGCGGCGAGAGCATTCGTCTGGCGATCGCAGGCACGGGCAACGGCTTCGGCGACCGGCTGGAGATCCCGCATGCGTCCGCCGTGCGCGGCATCGCCACCAGCGGCTGGCGCGGCCGCTCGTTTTCGCTCGGCATCGCCGACGCCGTCACCGTGCTCGCCCGCGACGGGGCGACGGCCGACGCGGCGGCGACGGTGATCGCCAACGCCGTCGATCTTCCCGGCCATCCGGCGATTTCCCGCGTGGCGGCTGCTTCATTGCAGCCAGACAGTGATCTTGGCGAAAGACTGGTCACGACCGATGTAGGCGTGCTTTCTCCCGCGGAAATACATGAGGCCCTTGCACGCGGCCTCGCGGAAGCGGAGGAACTCGCCGGAGCCGGCTTGATCGAGGGCGCGGCGCTGTTCCTGGCGGGAGCCTCGCGGGTCACAGTGGGCGCCCGGCTTCTCTCTGGCCCGGACGCCTAG
- a CDS encoding FAD binding domain-containing protein, whose amino-acid sequence MTQQLYARPDTIEEAVSLLSHGTWRLLAGGTDFYPAQGSRPIRDDILDLNGIAALRGFERTDAGIRIGARTTWSDIVRADLPPAFDGLKLAAREVGSVQIQNTGTVAGNLCNASPAADGVPALLTLDASVELCSAGGTRVLPLPDFILGNRRTALQPGELVTAVLVPASADEGRSTFLKLGARRYLVISIAMVAARIAIEGGRVAHAAVAVGACSEVARRLTTLEADLVGQAADASLARVVQDRHVAGLTPIGDVRADASYRKEAAREIVARALARLAGDAEDIAA is encoded by the coding sequence ATGACCCAGCAGCTTTACGCCAGGCCGGACACGATCGAGGAAGCCGTGTCGCTTCTCTCGCACGGGACATGGCGGCTTCTCGCCGGCGGGACGGATTTCTATCCGGCGCAGGGCAGCCGCCCGATCCGTGACGACATCCTCGACCTGAACGGCATTGCCGCCCTGCGCGGCTTCGAACGCACGGACGCAGGTATCCGCATCGGTGCGCGCACGACCTGGAGCGACATCGTCCGGGCCGATCTTCCGCCGGCGTTCGACGGGCTGAAGCTTGCCGCGCGCGAAGTGGGCTCGGTCCAGATCCAGAACACCGGCACTGTCGCCGGTAACCTCTGCAACGCCTCGCCCGCCGCCGACGGCGTGCCGGCGCTGCTGACGCTTGATGCCAGTGTCGAGCTTTGTTCCGCGGGCGGCACTCGCGTATTGCCGCTGCCGGACTTTATCCTCGGCAACCGGCGCACGGCGTTGCAGCCAGGCGAACTCGTGACCGCTGTGCTGGTGCCTGCCTCCGCGGACGAAGGCCGATCGACCTTCCTCAAGCTCGGCGCGCGCCGCTATCTGGTGATCTCGATCGCCATGGTCGCGGCGCGGATCGCGATCGAGGGCGGACGTGTCGCACACGCCGCCGTCGCGGTCGGAGCCTGTTCCGAGGTCGCGCGGCGGCTCACCACGCTGGAGGCCGATCTGGTGGGGCAGGCGGCCGATGCATCGCTGGCGCGTGTCGTGCAGGACCGCCACGTGGCGGGGCTGACGCCGATCGGCGACGTCCGCGCTGACGCCTCATATCGCAAGGAAGCTGCGCGCGAGATCGTGGCGCGGGCACTGGCGAGGCTTGCCGGTGACGCAGAGGATATCGCCGCATGA
- the pncA gene encoding bifunctional nicotinamidase/pyrazinamidase produces the protein MEALVVIDVQNDFCPGGALAVAGGDEIVPIVNGLIERFDHVVLTQDWHPAGHSSFASSHSGKQPFETIEMSYGTQTLWPDHCVQGTKGALFHPDLVWTKGEIVIRKGFRKAIDSYSAFYENDHTTPTGLGGYLKERGIGKVTLVGLATDFCVAFSALDARKHGLDVTVQMDACRAIDLGGSLAAMTARMKEAGVILA, from the coding sequence ATGGAAGCTCTGGTGGTGATCGATGTCCAGAACGATTTCTGCCCCGGCGGAGCGCTGGCGGTCGCAGGCGGCGACGAGATCGTGCCGATCGTCAACGGGCTGATCGAACGGTTCGACCACGTCGTGCTGACGCAGGACTGGCATCCGGCCGGCCATTCGAGCTTTGCGTCGAGCCATTCGGGCAAGCAGCCCTTCGAGACGATCGAGATGTCCTACGGCACGCAGACGCTGTGGCCGGACCATTGCGTGCAGGGCACGAAGGGCGCGCTGTTCCATCCCGACCTTGTCTGGACCAAGGGCGAGATCGTCATCCGCAAGGGATTCCGCAAGGCGATCGATTCCTACTCCGCCTTCTACGAGAACGATCACACGACGCCGACCGGCCTCGGCGGCTACCTCAAGGAACGCGGCATCGGCAAGGTGACACTGGTCGGGCTGGCGACGGATTTCTGCGTCGCCTTCTCCGCGCTCGATGCGAGAAAGCACGGGCTGGACGTGACGGTTCAGATGGATGCCTGCCGTGCGATTGATCTTGGCGGATCGTTGGCGGCGATGACAGCGCGGATGAAGGAAGCGGGGGTTATCCTCGCCTGA
- a CDS encoding hydantoinase B/oxoprolinase family protein translates to MTTLDAITLSVIQAGLQQVCDEMDLTFSRAAFSPVIAEANDRSDGIYSAQDGSLIAQGIGGLPVFVGVMQYSTRTLIEMIRDGKAVPPEPGDIYIVNDPYLGGTHLMDVRFAKPVWRNGRIFCWLSNTGHWPDIGGAVPGGFSASATSVEQEGLRLPPVKLYKKGVMDPEIHAIIASNIRVADQRIGDIKAQAAALMVGQDRLYELLDRYGDKTVTDAIAELRRRAAEQMRARIAEMPDGVYRSKAFVDSDGVVDQPLTIALAIEKHGETLTFDFAGSSPPCAGPMNSVLATTLSSVYLAIRHIFPDVPLSAGAFEPLVVNRPEGTFLDAHYPRPVSGCAAEVSQRIAEAVFAAMVQALPDQVTAAPAGSSGNFALGGHDPARGRDFVMYQISGGGYGGSATADGLSNGCSTIGISKSPPVEVMEQAFPVLYRHYALHEGSGGAGRHRGGFGLAYEIELLRGAARASFVMDHGRTGPLGALGGENGGVNQVRVIRNGKEHVPPHLSKEQDIPLVAGDRVQVKTPGGGGYGDPRKRERALVAHDIAMGYYDLAEAEARFGPL, encoded by the coding sequence ATGACCACTCTCGACGCCATCACCCTCTCCGTCATCCAGGCCGGCCTGCAGCAGGTCTGCGACGAGATGGATCTGACCTTCTCGCGCGCCGCCTTCTCGCCGGTCATCGCCGAGGCGAACGACCGCTCCGACGGCATCTATTCGGCGCAGGACGGCTCGCTGATCGCGCAAGGGATCGGCGGGCTGCCGGTCTTCGTCGGCGTCATGCAATATTCGACCCGCACCCTGATCGAGATGATCCGCGACGGCAAGGCGGTGCCGCCGGAGCCGGGCGACATCTACATCGTCAACGACCCCTATCTCGGCGGCACGCACCTCATGGACGTGCGCTTCGCCAAGCCCGTGTGGCGCAATGGCCGGATTTTCTGCTGGCTGTCCAACACCGGCCACTGGCCCGACATCGGCGGCGCGGTGCCGGGCGGCTTCTCAGCCTCGGCCACCTCGGTCGAGCAGGAGGGGCTGAGGCTGCCGCCGGTGAAACTCTACAAGAAGGGGGTGATGGACCCGGAGATCCACGCCATCATCGCCTCCAACATCCGCGTAGCGGACCAGCGCATCGGCGACATCAAGGCGCAGGCGGCGGCGCTGATGGTGGGGCAGGACCGGCTCTACGAGCTGCTCGACCGCTACGGCGACAAGACCGTCACCGACGCGATCGCCGAGCTGCGCCGTCGAGCGGCCGAGCAGATGCGGGCGCGGATCGCGGAGATGCCGGACGGCGTCTACAGGTCGAAGGCCTTCGTCGATTCGGACGGCGTGGTCGACCAGCCGCTCACCATCGCGCTCGCCATCGAGAAGCACGGCGAGACGCTGACCTTCGATTTCGCCGGTTCCAGCCCGCCTTGCGCCGGGCCGATGAACAGCGTGCTGGCGACGACGCTGTCGTCGGTCTACCTGGCGATCCGGCACATCTTCCCGGACGTGCCGCTGTCGGCCGGCGCGTTCGAACCGCTGGTCGTCAACCGGCCGGAAGGCACCTTCCTCGACGCACACTATCCCCGCCCGGTCTCGGGCTGTGCGGCGGAAGTGTCGCAGCGCATCGCCGAAGCCGTCTTCGCCGCGATGGTGCAGGCGCTGCCCGACCAGGTGACGGCGGCGCCGGCGGGCTCCAGCGGCAATTTCGCGCTCGGCGGCCACGACCCGGCGCGCGGGCGCGACTTCGTGATGTACCAGATCTCCGGCGGCGGCTACGGCGGAAGTGCTACAGCCGACGGGCTGTCGAACGGATGCTCGACCATCGGCATCTCCAAGTCGCCGCCGGTGGAGGTGATGGAGCAGGCCTTTCCGGTGCTCTACCGTCACTATGCGCTGCATGAGGGCTCCGGCGGCGCGGGCAGGCATCGCGGCGGTTTCGGACTCGCCTACGAGATCGAGCTTTTGCGCGGCGCGGCGCGCGCATCCTTCGTCATGGACCACGGCCGCACGGGGCCGCTCGGCGCGCTGGGCGGCGAGAACGGTGGCGTCAACCAGGTGAGGGTGATTCGAAACGGCAAGGAGCACGTGCCGCCGCATCTGTCGAAGGAGCAGGACATCCCGCTCGTCGCCGGCGATCGGGTGCAGGTGAAGACGCCCGGCGGCGGTGGCTATGGCGATCCGCGCAAGCGCGAGCGCGCGCTCGTCGCCCACGACATCGCGATGGGCTACTATGACCTGGCAGAGGCCGAAGCGCGCTTCGGCCCCCTGTGA
- a CDS encoding molybdopterin-dependent oxidoreductase, translating into MSLPAQDISFQVNGNRAEVKVSPVARLSTVLRDELGLTGTKVGCDAGDCGACTVLVDGAPVCSCLMPAAQAEGASVTTVEGLANGRLSSLQKSFLAHGAAQCGICTPGLLVSAAALLESNPHPCETEVADALGGVLCRCTGYRRIVEAVMAASRYHNLPDNMPEAGKAVGASPIRLDGVPKVDGSERFGADETPDGALAVVAIRSPHWHASFALGDLDAYVAAHPGIVAVFTAKDVPGRNRFGVIAAYADQPALADGVARFRGEAVALVAGEKAATDDLDLAAFPIEWTPLPHMLDPAEARREGAELIHPARPGNILAQGAVERGDPEAALARAAVVASAEIETSFVEHAYIEPEAGSAWMDGDTVVVRACTQSAAIDRDDTATVLGLPLDRVRIIPTATGGGFGSKLDVSVQPLLGLVALKTGRPARMVYSRRESMMSTTKRHPARMRATIGADASGKVAGMIFEGDFNTGAYASWGPTVANRVPVHASGPYLTPNYRAFGRAVHTNGPISGAFRGFGVPQATITQEALYDELATKLGIDRLEFRLRNALRDGDSTVTGQHLASGVGIEACLEALKPHWDRAQAEARAANAKGSQSRRGIGVASCWYGCGNTSLPNPSTMRIGISADGAVVLHQGAIDIGQGSNTVIAQIAADALGLPLAKLRLVGADTALTPDAGKTSASRQTFVSGKAAQKAATALREAILRFANVSAAGRLQLDGAVLTVSEGEAMRRIDLASLPPDVLGYVFSAQESYDPPTLPLDAKGQGVPYAVYGYGAQLVELEVDMALGTVRLIKITAAHDVGRAVNPLLVQGQVEGGIAQGVGLALMEEYIPGRTENLHDYLIPTIGDVPPIETIIVEVPDPEGPFGAKGLGEHVLIPTAPAILNAIRDATGVLVTKVPATPSRVLAAIRSKEPTP; encoded by the coding sequence ATGAGCCTTCCTGCGCAGGACATTTCCTTCCAGGTCAACGGCAACCGGGCCGAGGTGAAGGTGTCGCCCGTCGCACGGCTGTCTACGGTCCTGCGCGACGAGCTCGGCCTCACCGGCACCAAGGTCGGCTGCGATGCCGGCGATTGCGGCGCCTGCACGGTGCTGGTTGACGGCGCGCCGGTTTGCTCTTGCCTCATGCCCGCCGCGCAGGCCGAGGGCGCTTCGGTCACGACGGTGGAAGGTCTTGCCAACGGACGCTTGTCGTCGCTGCAGAAATCCTTCCTCGCCCATGGCGCGGCGCAATGCGGCATCTGCACGCCGGGCCTTCTCGTCTCCGCCGCGGCCCTGCTGGAGAGCAATCCGCATCCTTGCGAGACAGAGGTGGCAGACGCGCTGGGCGGCGTGCTGTGTCGCTGCACCGGCTATCGCAGGATCGTCGAGGCGGTAATGGCCGCCTCACGCTATCACAACCTGCCGGACAACATGCCCGAAGCCGGCAAGGCCGTTGGCGCCTCGCCGATCCGGCTGGACGGCGTTCCGAAGGTGGACGGCAGCGAGCGCTTCGGGGCGGACGAGACGCCGGACGGTGCGCTCGCGGTCGTCGCGATCCGCTCGCCGCACTGGCATGCATCCTTCGCGCTCGGGGACCTCGACGCCTATGTCGCGGCGCATCCGGGCATCGTCGCGGTGTTCACGGCGAAGGACGTTCCGGGCCGCAACCGTTTTGGTGTGATCGCCGCCTATGCTGACCAGCCGGCGCTGGCCGATGGCGTCGCGCGATTCCGGGGCGAGGCGGTTGCCCTGGTAGCCGGCGAGAAGGCTGCGACCGACGACCTCGACCTCGCCGCCTTCCCGATCGAGTGGACGCCGTTGCCGCATATGCTCGACCCGGCGGAGGCGCGGCGCGAGGGCGCGGAGCTGATCCATCCGGCGCGGCCCGGCAACATCCTCGCGCAGGGCGCGGTCGAGCGCGGCGATCCGGAGGCGGCTCTTGCAAGGGCTGCGGTCGTCGCCTCGGCGGAGATCGAGACCTCCTTCGTGGAACATGCCTATATCGAGCCCGAGGCGGGTTCGGCCTGGATGGACGGCGACACGGTGGTGGTGCGCGCGTGCACGCAGAGTGCGGCCATCGACCGCGACGACACGGCGACCGTGCTCGGCCTGCCGCTCGACCGCGTCCGCATCATCCCCACCGCGACCGGCGGCGGCTTCGGCTCCAAGCTCGACGTGTCGGTGCAACCTTTGCTCGGCCTTGTCGCGCTGAAGACGGGCAGGCCGGCGCGGATGGTCTACAGCCGGCGGGAATCGATGATGTCGACCACCAAGCGCCACCCGGCGCGGATGCGCGCGACGATCGGAGCGGACGCCTCCGGCAAGGTCGCCGGCATGATCTTCGAGGGCGACTTCAACACCGGGGCCTATGCGAGCTGGGGGCCGACCGTGGCCAACCGTGTGCCGGTGCATGCCTCGGGGCCGTATCTCACGCCCAACTATCGTGCCTTCGGCCGGGCGGTGCACACCAACGGGCCCATCTCGGGCGCCTTCCGCGGCTTCGGCGTGCCGCAGGCGACGATCACGCAGGAAGCTCTCTATGACGAGCTCGCCACGAAGCTCGGCATCGACCGGCTGGAATTCCGCCTGCGCAACGCGCTGCGCGACGGCGACAGCACGGTCACCGGCCAGCATCTTGCCTCCGGCGTCGGCATCGAGGCCTGCCTGGAGGCGCTGAAGCCGCACTGGGACAGGGCGCAGGCGGAGGCGCGCGCCGCCAATGCGAAGGGCAGCCAGAGCCGTCGTGGCATCGGTGTCGCCTCCTGTTGGTACGGCTGCGGCAACACCTCGCTGCCCAATCCCTCCACCATGCGCATCGGCATTTCTGCCGACGGCGCGGTGGTGCTGCACCAGGGCGCGATCGACATCGGCCAGGGCTCCAACACGGTCATCGCCCAGATCGCGGCAGATGCGCTCGGCCTGCCGCTGGCGAAGCTGCGCCTGGTCGGCGCCGATACCGCGCTGACGCCCGATGCTGGCAAGACGTCGGCCTCGCGCCAGACCTTCGTCTCCGGCAAGGCCGCCCAGAAAGCGGCCACCGCGCTGCGCGAGGCGATCCTGCGCTTCGCCAACGTGTCGGCGGCCGGGCGGCTGCAGCTCGACGGCGCGGTGCTGACGGTCAGCGAGGGCGAGGCGATGCGACGGATCGACCTCGCGTCGCTGCCGCCGGATGTGTTGGGCTATGTCTTCTCGGCGCAGGAGAGCTACGACCCGCCGACGCTGCCGCTCGACGCGAAGGGGCAGGGCGTGCCCTACGCGGTGTACGGCTATGGTGCGCAGCTCGTGGAGCTGGAGGTCGACATGGCGCTTGGCACCGTGCGGCTGATCAAGATCACCGCCGCGCACGATGTCGGTCGCGCGGTCAATCCGCTGCTGGTGCAGGGCCAGGTCGAGGGCGGCATCGCGCAGGGCGTCGGGCTGGCGCTGATGGAGGAATATATCCCCGGCCGTACCGAGAACCTGCACGACTACCTGATCCCGACCATCGGCGACGTGCCGCCGATCGAGACGATCATCGTCGAGGTGCCGGACCCGGAAGGCCCCTTCGGCGCCAAGGGGCTCGGCGAGCATGTGCTCATCCCCACCGCACCGGCCATCCTGAACGCGATACGCGACGCAACTGGCGTGCTGGTGACGAAAGTGCCGGCGACCCCGTCGCGGGTGCTGGCGGCGATCCGGTCGAAGGAGCCGACCCCATGA